The genomic interval GTCCACACCCACCTGCTCGCGCTCGGCACGCTGGTGATGCTCATCGCGCTGGCGCTGGAGAAGCTGTTCGCGCTGTCGCGACGCCGCGAGACGACCTACTTCTGGTGGTTCTACAACGCCGGTCTGGTGCTCGCCTCGGCGATGATGACCCTCAAGGGCATCCTGCAGCTCGACGGACCGGTCGACTCGAAGGCGCTCGCCGGCGTCTCGGGACTGGGCCACATCATGCTGACCGTCGGGCTCGTGTTCCTGTTCATCGCGCTCATCAAGCAGGTCAAGGCGGCGGACGCCGCGCGGACCGCGGTTCCGCGGCCGTAGCGGGGCGATCTGTCGCCATCGACGTGCCCAAATAGGCTGGGGCGCATGTCCACTCTTCCCGCGCCGGTGGCGGCTGCGAAGATCCTCGATCACATCGAGCCCGGCACCGACCTGATCGTGCCGATCGCCAACGGCGAGCCGCGCGACGTGCTCGACGCGATCGAGGCGGCGAACGAGTCGCTGGAGGGCGTGCGCGTCCACCAGATGCACTGCCTGCACGACCGGCCGTACCTGCACGGCGCGTACGGCGACCGGATGCGGCACATCAGCTACTTCCTCTCGCACATCACCCGCGCGCCGTACGCCGAGGGGCATCTGGACTACGCGCCGGCCAACTTCAGCGAGGTCCCGCTGATCATGGCCGCCACAACCCGCGACCCGATCGTGATCGCGGCGTCCTCGCCGCCGGACCGGCGCGGCTACTTCAGCCTCGGGACGTCCGCCGACTACGTGTCCTCGATGATCGGCCGGCGGCCGTTCTTCCTCGAGGCCACGCCGCACATGCCCCGCACGCACGGCGCCAACGTCATCCACCACTCCCAGATCCTCGGATGGTGCGAGAGCGACCGCGAGCTGGTGGCCGTCCCGCGGGTCGCGCCGAAGCAGGTCGAGGAGACGATCGCGGCGCTGGTGGCCGAGCAGATTCCCGATCGCGCCACCCTGCAGGTCGGCATCGGCGGCATCGCCAATGCCATCCTCGCCGGGCTGTGCGACCACCGGGACCTGGGCCTGCACACCGAGCTGCTGCACGACGGGGTGATGGACCTGGTCGACGCCGGCGTGATCACGGGCATCGCCAAGGAGCATCGGCGCAACCGCGCGGTCGCCACCTTCGCGATGGGCACCACCGACCTCTACCGGTGGCTCGACGAGAACGCGGCGGTGGAGATGCTGCGGGTCGAGTACGTCAACGACCCCCGGGAGATCGCCGGTCTCAGCAACTTCGTGTCGGTCAACGCGACCCTCGAGGTGGACCTGCTCGGGCAGTGCGCCTCCGAGTCGATCGGCACGCGGTACTTCAGCGGCTCCGGCGGGCAGGCCGACTTCGCGCGCGGCGCGATGTACTCGCCGGGCGGCAAGGCCTTCATCGTCCTTCCCTCGACGACCCGTGAGGGTGCCTCGCGGATCGTCTCGACCCTGGCCTCCGGAGCCGCCGTGACCACCCTGAAGAACACCGTGGACCACGTCGTCACCGAGCACGGCATCGCCCGGCTGCGCGGCAAGACCCTCGCGCAGCGAGCGCGCGCGCTGATCGCGATCGCCGCGCCGCAGCACCGCGACGGCCTGAGCCGGCAGGCTCACGAGCGTTGCCTGCTGCACGACTGAGCACCGCCCGCGCGTGCCGCTCGACCGGAGCGGACGGTGGTCCGGAATGTGAGATCGCGCGCTCGTGGCGCAGGCCACCCCCGCTTCCGGCGTAGCCTCGGGGAGGTTCCCACTTCTCGTGTCCGGGAGGACGAGCGTGACCACTGGCCAGACCGCCAAGACGCAGGTACTGCTGCTGGAGAACATCCACCCGTATGCCGTGCAGCACTTCGAGTCGCTGGGCTACGAGGTCCGCACCCACAAGTCGGCGATGACCGAGCCGGAGCTCATCGCGGCGCTCCCCGGCGTCCAGCTGCTCGGCATCCGCTCCAACACCCACCTCACCGCGAAGGTCTTCGAGCACGCGCCGCAGCTCGAGGCCGTCGGCGCGTTCTGCATCGGCACCAACCAGATCGACCTCACCGCGGCCGCCACCCGCGGCATCCCGGTGTTCAACGCGCCGTACTCCAACACCCGCTCGGTCGTCGAGCTGGTGATCGGGGAGATCATCTCCCTGGCGCGGCGGATACCCGAGAAGAACCAGAACATGCACGCCGGCGTCTGGGACAAGTCGGCCGCCGGGTCGCACGAGGTCCGCGGGCGCACGCTCGGCATCGTCGGCTACGGCAACATCGGCGCCCAGCTGTCGGTGCTCGCCGAGGCCCTCGGCTTCTCGGTGATCTTCTACGACATCGCCGACAAGCTGGCACTGGGCAACGCGCGGCGCGTCGGCACGCTCGACGAGCTGCTGGCCGAGGCCGACACCGTCACCCTGCACGTCGACGGCCGCCCCGGCAACGCCGGCATCTTCGGCGCCGAGCAGTTCGCCAAGATGCGGCCGCGGGCGATGTTCATCAACGCATCCCGAGGAATGGTCGTCGACCACCTCGCGCTGCGCGAGGCGGTGCTGTCCGGGCACATCTCGGGCGCCGCCATCGACGTGTTCCCGGTCGAGCCGAAGAAGCCCGGTGAGGAGTTCCTCTCCGAGCTGCGCGGACTCCCGAACGTCATCCTCACCCCGCACGTCGGCGGGTCCACGCAGGAGGCGCAGGAGGACATCGGCCGGTTCGTCTCCGGCAAGCTCGGGTCGTACGTCGAGGACGGCGCCACGTCGCTGTCGGTCAACATGCCGACCATCGAGGTCGCCCCGCGGCGCGACGTGCACCGCCTGGTACACGTGCACGAGAACGTGCCGGGCGTGATCGCCGAGATCAACCGGATCCTCGCCGAGCACGGGCAGAACGTCGAGTCGCAGTCGCTGACCACCCGCGGCCACCTCGGGTACGTCGTCACCGACGTGAACGGCACCATCGCCGGGCCCGCCCTCGCCGAGCTGGAGTCGATGCCGCACACGATCCGGCTGCGCGTCCTCTCGTAGCGATGACGGCGACCGTGGACGTGCCGACCGAGGCAGGTCCGGGACGTCTCGTGCTCGACGTGCCCCGCGCGCCGCGCGCCGTCCTGCTGCTCGGGCACGGCGCCGGCGGCGGTCTGGACTCGTTCGACCTCTCGACCCTGGCCGCGCAGCTACCGGCCGGGGGGATCGGCGTCGTCCGGTTCGCGCAGCCGTGGCTCGTGGCGGGACGCAAGATCGCCGGACCGCCGGCATCCCTGGACAAGGCGTGGGCGGCCGCCTTGGCCGTCGCCACGAGAAAGTGGCGCGGCACGCCGCTGGTCGTCGGCGGCCGGTCGGCCGGGGGGCGAGTCGCGTGTCGATGCTTCGCCGCGCCCGCGGTCGGGGTACTGGCCCTCGCCTTTCCGCTGCACCCACCGGGTAAGCCGGAGAAGAGCCGGCGCGACGAGCTCGCCGCCGTCCCCGCGCCGGTGCTGATCGTGCAAGGCGAGACCGACCCGTTCGGCACGCCGCACGAGATCCGTGCGGCGATCCGCGCCAACGCGGGAAAGCGCACCCTGGTCACGGTGAACGCCGGGCACTCGCTACAGCCGGCGAAGCGTGCGGACCCGGCTGCGGCGTCCCGCCGCATCGTCGATGCCGTGGCCGGCTTCGTCGACCAGATCACCTGAGGCACCGCCGGGGTGGTCCGGTCGGCCCGTTGTGTTGTGGCGACTCCGGGCGACGTCGCCCGGAGTCGTCACAAGTCAACCGTCCGGCGCGAACGAATAGACTGGGCGCCATGCCTCCCACCACTCCTGTCGCTTCCCCCGCCACCCGCAACGTCCGTACCAGCGCGCTGATCCTCTCGCTGCTGGCCCTCGTGCAGGCCGCTCTCGGCGGCACCGTGCTCAGCGGTGGTGGTGGCATCAAGACGGTGCACGGCTACGTCGGCTACCTCACCTTCGTCGTGGCGCTCGTCGCCGCGTTCTTCGCCTGGAAGGCCGCGCAGGTCACCGGCAACAAGGGGACCTTCTTCCACGCGCTGTCGCTGCCGATCCTGGCGCTGATCCAGATCGGGCTCGCCGAGATGGACCTCAAGTGGGTGCACGTCATCGTCGGGATCCTGTTCCTCGTCGCCGCCTTCGGGCTGTACGCGATGGCCGACCGGCCCGCGAAGCACGGCGCAGCCGACCGCCCCGCCGGGGACGCCGTCTAGCCGTCGCCTGACCGCCGCACCGTCGCCGTCCGGCGGTGCAGCGCGGCAGGACGTCGCCTGCTCGACCGCCCGACCAGCGCGCAGCCGTCCCCGGGCGGGGTTCGTCGCCCAAAGCGGACTAGCTTCCCCGCTTTCGCCTGGGAAGCCCGTCCGGCCGGGGGAGTGCCTCGACCTAGTACTCGAAGCGTTCGATGTGCAGGTGCACGCTCGGTACGCCGGCGTCCAGCGCGGCGCGGCGGACGGCGTCCATCCAGGGGCCGCTACCGCACACGTACACGTCCCGCTCGGCGACGTCCGGGCACACGCGCAGCAGCGCCTCGGTGTCATCGAGGTGGCGGAGGTCGGCCGGCAGCCAGCTGTCGCGGCCGCGCACCCGGCGCCCCACCAGCGGCTCGTAGAACGCGCCCCGCTGTGCCGCGAGCGCCCGGATCTCGTCGTGCATCAGCAGCGCGTCGGCGGTGCTGGCGCGGTTCACGATGGTGACGTCACCGGGGCGCTGCGGCAGTGCCTCGAGCAGCGCGCGCATCGGGGTGATGCCCACGCCGGCGCCCATGAGCAGGACCTTGTCCCGGGTCCGCGTTCCGGCGTGCATCCGCCCGAACGGGCCCTCCAGCAGCACGCGGGTCCCCGGCCGGATGTCGGCCAGCCGCGCCGAGCCGTCCCCGACCGCCGCGGCGGTGAGGCGGAGCGCATTGCCGGTGGGCGCCGCGGACAGCGAGAACGGGTTGGCGCGCATCCAGCCCCTGCCGGTGAGGAAGCGCCAGTGGAAGAACTGGCCGCCCGAGGCCTTCAGCCGGTGCACGCCGGGTCCGGCGACGGTGACGGTGGTGACACCGGGCCGTTCCTGGCGGACGTCGACGACCCGAGCCCGGCTGCGGACCGAGCGCCACAGCGGCAGCAGCACGCGGAACCCCACGACGGAGCCGGTGCAGACCCCGTAGAGCGACCACCAGAACACGCTGGACAGCGTCGAGCCGACGAAGTCCTGCCCGGTCCACAGCTGGTGCGGCAGCACCAGCCCGACGCCGACGTAGGCGTAGAGATGCAGCAGGTGCCACGACTCGTACCGCAGTCGGCGCCGCGCCACCCGCGCCGACGTGACGACCACCAGGCAGATGGCGACGGTGCCCGCCACGGCCAGCAGACCGCCGGCGTAGTTGAACGTGAAGTCGATGAACGTCGCCCAGACGCCCGCGGCGTACTGCGCCGCGTACCCGAGCATGATCAGCACGATGTGCGCCACCATCAGGGTGAACGACGAGAAACCCACCCAGCGGTGCACCCGCGCCAGCTTGTCCTGTCCCCAGGCGCGCTCGATGATCGGCACCCGCGCCATCAGGAATACCTGGATCAGCAGCAGCGCCGAGGCGAGCAGCCCCGTCAACCGGCCGACCGAGGTCAGCGCGCCGACCGTCGCCAGCTGCCCGAGGCCGCCGTTGAGCACCCACAGGGCGGTCACGAACAGCATGATCGTGCCGGCCGCGAGCGCTGTGGCGTCGCGCCACAGCGCGGAGGTACGGCGGATCCGCGGCGGCCCACCGCGTCCCGCGCCGCGCGCGTCGGGGGCATCCGTGGGGACGCGGTACGCCGGCCGGGACCGCTCCGGCCTGATCAGGGTGCCGCGCGGGGTCCTGATCCGGGCCGGGGCAGGGGGTGCTGAGGTCATTCCTCGACTATCCGCCGCCCCGGTATGGCCATCCCAAGAGAAGTCTGTCGATCCCCTGTGGCCGCGGCCGCACCGTCCGACCATCTCGACCCGGGCGGCCTCCGGCCGTTCGGCGGGAGGCGTCAGGACAGCCGGGCCGCCACGTCCGGGAAATGGGTGAGCCATTCGTCGACGATGCGCACCGCCCGCGGGTAGGAGCCGTTCAGCGGGTGTGTCGCGATCGCGGCGTGCAGGGCGTCTCGTGAACCGTCCAGGGCTGCGGTGATCGTCCACCGCTCGACGGCCTTGACCTGCCTTATCAGCCCCGCCTCGTGGTCGGACAGCGGTGCGACGGTCGCCGGCGTCGCGCCGTCCTTGCCCACCGTGCAGGGGATCTCGATCACGGCGTCGATGTCCAGCGCGTCGAGCACGGCCGCTCCCGACCGACGGTTGGGTACGTCGAGGATCAGCCGTTCGCCCGTGTCGTGGGCGATCGCCCGCATCACCGCCAGCGCGATCTGCTCGTAGCCGCCGCCCTCGACGTCCTCCTCGGCCCGCTCGGCGGCGCCGGCGGCCTCCCGAGCGACCGCCATGTAGGTGCGGTTGCGCTCGTCGACGACCCGCCGCCACGCTGCGTACGGCGCCCCCGCCGTCGCGGCCTCTGCGGCCTCGCGGTAGAACGCCGATTGCTGCTCGCGGAGGAAGGACGCGCGCGACGTCGTGGCGCGCAGGGACTCGACCACGTCGGCCGCGTAATAGAAGTAGTGCAGGTACTCGTTCGGGATCGTGCCGAGGGCCCGGATGAGGGACGCGCCGAACAGCTGGCCTTCCTCGAACCCGGTGATCGCGTCCCCGGCGATCAGCCCCGGCAGCAGGTCCGCGCCACCGACGCGGAGCGCGCGAAGCCAGCCGAGGTGGTTGAGCCCCACGTAGTCGATCTCGACGTCCGGCTCGGCCACTCGCAGCGCCCGGCACGCGCGGCGGACCAGCGCCGCGGGCGAGTCGCAGATGCCGATCACCCGGCCCGGCAGCACCTCCTGCAGCGACTCGGTGACCATGCCTGCGGGATTGGTGAAGTTGATCAGCCAGGCGGACGGCGCGACGTCGGCGACCGCCTCGCCGACCGCCCGCATGGCCGGGAGGGAGCGCAACGCGTACAGGATGCCACCCAGGCCGACGGTCTCCTGGCCGAGGACGTCGTGCCGCAGCGGGATGTTCTCGTCGTGCACCCGGCCGTCGAGCCCGCCCGGGCGGATCGCCGCGAATACGAAATCGGCGCCGCGCAGTCCGGCGTGCAGGTCGGTCGTGGTGCGGACCTCCGGCGCCCACCGGCCCTCGGCGACGCCGTCGAGGACCGCCGCGACGACCGCGAGCCGGTCGGGGCTGCTGTCGACGAGCACCACCCGATCGATGAGCCGACGGGCGTCGGCGACGAGCTGCTGGAACACCAGGGGGGTGCGGAACCCGCCGCCGCCGACGATGGTGAGCTGCATCAGCGCGCCCCGTCCTCCGTCGGCTCGTCGGCGTGGTCGTTCTTCGGGTCGGGCCCCCACGCCTCGAGGCGCGCCTCGGTGGGGTCGGCCTCGTCGTCGGTCGGGTCGTCGAGCCCCGCCTCCCTCTCGGAGGTGGGGTCGGTCAGGTCGTCGTCGAGGTCGGGGCCGATCTCGGACGCCTCCCGGCTCTCGGGCAACCCGCGGCTGGCCCGGAACAGGTCGATCACCGCCGTGTTGATGACGGCCGCGAGCGGGACCGCGATGAGCGCGCCGAAGATGCCGCCGACCACCGCGCCCAGCACCACCAGCAGCAGGGAGGCGAGCGGGTGCACCTTCAGCTGCCGGTTCATCAGCAACGGATAGATGAAGTTGCCCTGCACGGTCTGGATCACGATCATCACGATCGCCATGATGATGGCGGTGGTCAGGTTGGTCGAGATCAGCGCGAGCGCGATGACCACCAGCGACGAGATCAGGCCGCCGAGGGTCGGGATGAACGCGAACAGGAACGCGATCAGCCCGGCGGACAGGGCCAGCGGTACGCCGAGGATCAGGCAGGACATCCAGGTGAGGACGCCGACGATGAGCGCGACGACCAGCGTCACGTTCATGTAGGTGACCAGCACCTCCCAGGAGCGGCGACCCGCGCGGTTCACCTTCCAGCGAGCGCTGCGCGGGAACAGCTTGCACAGCCAGGTCCAGATCGCCCCGCCGTCGCTCAAGAAGAAGAAGATGATGAACATCGACAGCAGGATCGCCGAGAGGATGCTGCCGGTCGTCGAGATGACGGTCAGCGAGGTGGTGAGGACGTCGGTCGGGTCCTTCTGCAGCTTGCTCAGCGCCTCGTCGACGCTCTGCTGCAGCTGCCCCTGGTCGATCTGCAGGGGACCCTTCGCGAGCCAGTTCGCCACCTCGTTCAGGCCGGTCCGCACGGTGGCGTAGATCGTCTCGTAGTTCACGACCAGCTCGCGGACGATCAGTGCCACCAGCCCGAAGGTGAAGACCAGCCCGGCGAGGAAGGTGATCACCGTCGCGAGGGTGTTCGGCAGGCCGCTGCGGCGCAGCAGGCGGGACAGCGGCGTCAGGAGCGCGGCCACGAGCAGCGACACGAAGATGGGCACGATGACGATGGCCAGGACGTCGAGCAGCCACAACAGCAGGTAGATGGCGAGGCCGATGGCGATCGCCCGTACCGCCCAGCCGGCGGCGAGCTTCACGGCGCGCGGGATGGGGTCGGCGGTGATGCGTTCGTCGAACTGCTCGTCCACCGAGGCGTGTGCCTGGGCGCGTAGGTCGATGATCCGCTGCCGCAGCTGGTTCGCGACGTCCAGCGGGCGGACGCGCGGCTGCTCACGGCTCATGGATCCTCCTCGTCGGCGCGGGCTGATCGCAGTCGCCCGGCGCCGACACTACCGCGACATCCGCCGCGTCGGCCGGTCAGTCACCGGCGGCTGCGGGTCTCGCGCCCGGTCACGATCGCAGGCCGGACATGAGCCCCGTGCCACCTGGTTAACCTAGACTTCACGCATGCCACAGAGCCAGAGCCCCCTCGTCGTCGTCCTCGGAGACCAGGTCGGGAGATCACTCCTGGTCATCGGGGCGCTCCTGATCCTGGGCGCGCTGTTCTACCTGGGATTCCGCCAAGGCGCTGCGAAGGCGACCAATGCGATCACCCAACGGCTGCAGCAGGAGCGGGCATCGCGCATCGAGCGCTGGACGCCGCACCCGGCGCGGTCGGGCGGCGAGCCGGGCTCGGCGATGCGCCTGCTGTCGGACTACGAGGACGCCATCTATGCCGAGGCGCGACACGCCCTCGACGCGCAGCTCGGGAACGGTGACGAGCAGCAGCATGTGGCCTACGCGGCCCAGCTGCACGGCGACGTACGCCGGTTGCGCGGCCAGATCCTCCACCACCTGCACAACCCGCCGGCCCCGAGTGCGCCGCCTGCCGGCACTCCGGTCGACCGAGCGTGACGCCAGCCCTCGCCCGAGCCGGGAACTCCGGCACCGCCGCCGGCGACTACCGCAGTAGTTCCGCCGACCGAAGGACCCTCGTGAAGTCTCCCCGTACCGCCGTCACCCGGCCCGCCCCCGGACGGCGCGCCGCGCTCCGGCTCGTCACCGCGCTGCTGGCCACCGTGGCCGCCGTGCTGCTCGGAACGGGGACCGCGTTCGCGCACACCGAGCTGGCCTCGAGCGATCCGGCGGACGGCGCCACCCTCGACGTGCTCCCCGGCACGATCACCTTGACCTTCGGCGAGACCCTGCAGGGCCCGACCGCGAAGGTCGGCGTGCTGGTCGGCGACCGCGGGCCGGTGCAGGTCGACGCCACGGTGAGCGGCGCGACCGTCACGGTCGACACCGCCGCCGGACCCATCGCCGGCCTACTGAGCGACGGCGGGTCCGGCAAGTGGGCGATCAGCTACCAGGTCGTCTCCGAGGACGGTCACCGCGTCGACGGCACGCTCACGTTCACGGTCGCCGCTCCGGCGAGCCCGACCGGCACCGGTGCCGCCGCTACGTCGTCGGCGGAGGCCGCCACGGCTGCCGGCGCATCGGGCACGCACGCCGATCGGGGCGAGGCGGCCGGCGACCCCGCTGCGGCGGGGGACGACGAGCCGGAGCAGGTCGACCCGCTCACCTGGTTCCTGATCGTCGCGGGCGTCGCCGCCGGCGTGTTCGCGGTGGTGCGCATCGACCGCGCCGTCCGCAAGAAGAAGGCCGACGCGACGGAGAAGGACGCCTGACGCGGCCGTCTCAGCGGCCGGCGCGCACCCGGCGCAGCGACTGCCCGTGCCCGATGGCCTCGCGGAACGCGACGGGCACCTCGACGCGCGAGAACTCCGTAGCGTCGACGGTGACGTAGACGTTGCGCGCGGAGCAGACCGCCTCGCCGTCGCGCAGCGCGGCGAAGTCGACGGTGATCGAGGAGTTCCCGACGTGCACGGCCGACACCGCGATCTCCGCGGAGTCCGGCCAGCGCAGCGAGCCGTGCCAGTCGATCTCGCTGTGCACGACCATCCAGTCCACGCCTTCGGCTTGCGCGCGCTGGTTGCTGTAGCCCAGGGCCGCGGTGTACGCCGTGAACGCCTCGTCGAAGTAGTTCAGGTACCAGCCGTGGAACACCACGTTCTGCTGGTCGGCCTCGTAGTAGCGGACGGCGAGCGGCATCCGCCAGGTGTCCTCGCCGACGTGGACCTCAACGGCCATCGGGGTTCCTCATTCCTCCGTAGTGCGCGTCCCTCAGGAGCCCCGCTGTCAGGTCTGCGGGAACCCGAGGTTGATGCCGCCGTGGCTCGGGTCGAGCCACCGGCTGGTGACGACCTTGCCGCGGGTGAAGAAGTGCACGCCCTCGGTCCCGTGCGCGTGCGTGTCGCCGAACAGCGAATCCTTCCATCCGCCGAACGAGTAGTACGCGACGGGCACCGGGATCGGCACGTTGATACCGATCATGCCGACGGTCGCCTCGTTCTGGAAGCGGCGTGCCGCGCCACCGTCGTTGGTGAAGATCGCGGTGCCGTTGCCGTACGGGTTCGCGTTGATCAGGGCCACTCCCTCGTCGTACGACGCCACCCGCACCACCGAGAGCACCGGGCCGAAGATCTCGTCGCGGTAGATCGACATCTCCGGCGTCACCCGGTCGAACAGCGTCGGGCCGAGCCAGAATCCAGTGTCCGACCCGTCGAACGTCCCGTCGCGGCCGTCGACCACCAGGTCGGCGCCGGCGTCGGAGCCGGCGGCGACGTACGCGGTGACCTTGTCGCGGTGCGCGCCGGTCACCAGCGGCCCCATGTCGGTGCCGCGGGTGCCGTCCCCGGTGCGCAGGCCGGCCATCCGCTCGCGGATCTTCGCGATGAGCTCGTCGGCCACCGGCTCCACCGCGACCAGCGCCGAGATCGCCATGCACCGCTCGCCGGCGGACCCGAAGCCGGCGTTGACCGCCGCGTCCGCGGCCAGGTCGAGGTCGGCGTCCGGCAGCACCAGCATGTGGTTCTTCGCGCCGCCGAGGGCCTGCACGCGCTTGCCGTTGGCGGTCGCCGTCTCGTAGACGTACTTGGCGATCGGGGTCGACCCGACGAACGACACCGATGCGACGTCCGGGTGGTTCAGCAGCGCGTCGACGGCCTCCTTGTCGCCGTGGACGACGTTGAGGACGCCGTCCGGCAGCCCAGCCTCCGTCCAGAGCTGCGCGATCAGGTTGGCGGCGGAGGGGTCCTTCTCCGAGGGCTTGAGCACGACGGCGTTGCCGCAGGCGATCGCGATCGGCACGAACCACAGCGGCACCATCGCCGGGAAGTTGAACGGCGAGATGACCGCGCAGACGCCGAGCGGCTGGCGCAGCGAGTAGACGTCCACGTCGGTCGATGCGTTGGCGGAGTACGAGCCCTTGAGCAGGTGCGGAATGCCGCAGGCGAACTCGGCGACCTCGAGCCCGCGGATCACCTCGCCGCGGGCGTCCGAGAGCACCTTGCCGTGCTCGCCGGTGATCAGCGCCGCGACTTCGTCGGCGCGCGCGGACAGCAGCTCGCGGAACTTGAACAGCACCTGGGTCCGCTTGGCGAGCGAGGTGGCCGCCCACGCCGGCGCCGCATTCGCGGCGCTCGCGACGACCCGCTCGACGTCGCCGGTGGCCGCGAGCGCGACCTGCCGCGCCACCTCACCGGTGGCCGGGTTGTAGACGTCGCCGACCCGCGGCTCCGCGGGCGCCCAGGCCCGACCGTCGATGTAGTGGGCGAGCATCGGCTGGTCCATCGGATCTCCTTTGCAGGTCGCGAACTGCGGCGCCGGACGTCGTCATCCGGCGCGGCCTCCTACACGCTAGCGGCTCGTGGCCGCGGGCGAGTATCGCGCAGCCGGGCGATCGAATCCGCTGGTGACCAAAGGGACTGGTGGGACGCATGTCGTGGTCTCGGCGACCCCGTCGGCTACCGTGGACGGTGCGCACCACGAATCTTCCCCCCACCCCAGGAGTCCTCGTGACCGACTCGCCGGACGCTCCGCACCCCGACACCACCGCCCGAAAGCGCCCGCACACCGTCCGCGCGGCCGCCCTCGGCCTGCTCGCGCTCGCGGCCCTGATCGCCGCGGTGGCGCTGTTCGGCAAGGACGACGATCGCGGCTCCGCGGCCGGGGAGCAGTCGTCGGCGAGCGCCACCAGCGCGTCGTCCGCGCCGACCACGTCGTC from Cumulibacter manganitolerans carries:
- a CDS encoding family 4 glycosyl hydrolase, yielding MQLTIVGGGGFRTPLVFQQLVADARRLIDRVVLVDSSPDRLAVVAAVLDGVAEGRWAPEVRTTTDLHAGLRGADFVFAAIRPGGLDGRVHDENIPLRHDVLGQETVGLGGILYALRSLPAMRAVGEAVADVAPSAWLINFTNPAGMVTESLQEVLPGRVIGICDSPAALVRRACRALRVAEPDVEIDYVGLNHLGWLRALRVGGADLLPGLIAGDAITGFEEGQLFGASLIRALGTIPNEYLHYFYYAADVVESLRATTSRASFLREQQSAFYREAAEAATAGAPYAAWRRVVDERNRTYMAVAREAAGAAERAEEDVEGGGYEQIALAVMRAIAHDTGERLILDVPNRRSGAAVLDALDIDAVIEIPCTVGKDGATPATVAPLSDHEAGLIRQVKAVERWTITAALDGSRDALHAAIATHPLNGSYPRAVRIVDEWLTHFPDVAARLS
- a CDS encoding AI-2E family transporter; this translates as MSREQPRVRPLDVANQLRQRIIDLRAQAHASVDEQFDERITADPIPRAVKLAAGWAVRAIAIGLAIYLLLWLLDVLAIVIVPIFVSLLVAALLTPLSRLLRRSGLPNTLATVITFLAGLVFTFGLVALIVRELVVNYETIYATVRTGLNEVANWLAKGPLQIDQGQLQQSVDEALSKLQKDPTDVLTTSLTVISTTGSILSAILLSMFIIFFFLSDGGAIWTWLCKLFPRSARWKVNRAGRRSWEVLVTYMNVTLVVALIVGVLTWMSCLILGVPLALSAGLIAFLFAFIPTLGGLISSLVVIALALISTNLTTAIIMAIVMIVIQTVQGNFIYPLLMNRQLKVHPLASLLLVVLGAVVGGIFGALIAVPLAAVINTAVIDLFRASRGLPESREASEIGPDLDDDLTDPTSEREAGLDDPTDDEADPTEARLEAWGPDPKNDHADEPTEDGAR
- a CDS encoding copper resistance CopC family protein, which codes for MKSPRTAVTRPAPGRRAALRLVTALLATVAAVLLGTGTAFAHTELASSDPADGATLDVLPGTITLTFGETLQGPTAKVGVLVGDRGPVQVDATVSGATVTVDTAAGPIAGLLSDGGSGKWAISYQVVSEDGHRVDGTLTFTVAAPASPTGTGAAATSSAEAATAAGASGTHADRGEAAGDPAAAGDDEPEQVDPLTWFLIVAGVAAGVFAVVRIDRAVRKKKADATEKDA
- a CDS encoding acetyl-CoA hydrolase/transferase family protein, which codes for MSTLPAPVAAAKILDHIEPGTDLIVPIANGEPRDVLDAIEAANESLEGVRVHQMHCLHDRPYLHGAYGDRMRHISYFLSHITRAPYAEGHLDYAPANFSEVPLIMAATTRDPIVIAASSPPDRRGYFSLGTSADYVSSMIGRRPFFLEATPHMPRTHGANVIHHSQILGWCESDRELVAVPRVAPKQVEETIAALVAEQIPDRATLQVGIGGIANAILAGLCDHRDLGLHTELLHDGVMDLVDAGVITGIAKEHRRNRAVATFAMGTTDLYRWLDENAAVEMLRVEYVNDPREIAGLSNFVSVNATLEVDLLGQCASESIGTRYFSGSGGQADFARGAMYSPGGKAFIVLPSTTREGASRIVSTLASGAAVTTLKNTVDHVVTEHGIARLRGKTLAQRARALIAIAAPQHRDGLSRQAHERCLLHD
- a CDS encoding DUF2871 domain-containing protein codes for the protein MLTRLAYAAATYTGLGLIGGLLYRELTRGRDWQFTQLNVVHTHLLALGTLVMLIALALEKLFALSRRRETTYFWWFYNAGLVLASAMMTLKGILQLDGPVDSKALAGVSGLGHIMLTVGLVFLFIALIKQVKAADAARTAVPRP
- a CDS encoding acyl-CoA thioesterase, with the translated sequence MAVEVHVGEDTWRMPLAVRYYEADQQNVVFHGWYLNYFDEAFTAYTAALGYSNQRAQAEGVDWMVVHSEIDWHGSLRWPDSAEIAVSAVHVGNSSITVDFAALRDGEAVCSARNVYVTVDATEFSRVEVPVAFREAIGHGQSLRRVRAGR
- a CDS encoding alpha/beta hydrolase family protein; this encodes MTATVDVPTEAGPGRLVLDVPRAPRAVLLLGHGAGGGLDSFDLSTLAAQLPAGGIGVVRFAQPWLVAGRKIAGPPASLDKAWAAALAVATRKWRGTPLVVGGRSAGGRVACRCFAAPAVGVLALAFPLHPPGKPEKSRRDELAAVPAPVLIVQGETDPFGTPHEIRAAIRANAGKRTLVTVNAGHSLQPAKRADPAAASRRIVDAVAGFVDQIT
- a CDS encoding ferredoxin reductase family protein, whose product is MTSAPPAPARIRTPRGTLIRPERSRPAYRVPTDAPDARGAGRGGPPRIRRTSALWRDATALAAGTIMLFVTALWVLNGGLGQLATVGALTSVGRLTGLLASALLLIQVFLMARVPIIERAWGQDKLARVHRWVGFSSFTLMVAHIVLIMLGYAAQYAAGVWATFIDFTFNYAGGLLAVAGTVAICLVVVTSARVARRRLRYESWHLLHLYAYVGVGLVLPHQLWTGQDFVGSTLSSVFWWSLYGVCTGSVVGFRVLLPLWRSVRSRARVVDVRQERPGVTTVTVAGPGVHRLKASGGQFFHWRFLTGRGWMRANPFSLSAAPTGNALRLTAAAVGDGSARLADIRPGTRVLLEGPFGRMHAGTRTRDKVLLMGAGVGITPMRALLEALPQRPGDVTIVNRASTADALLMHDEIRALAAQRGAFYEPLVGRRVRGRDSWLPADLRHLDDTEALLRVCPDVAERDVYVCGSGPWMDAVRRAALDAGVPSVHLHIERFEY
- the serA gene encoding phosphoglycerate dehydrogenase is translated as MTTGQTAKTQVLLLENIHPYAVQHFESLGYEVRTHKSAMTEPELIAALPGVQLLGIRSNTHLTAKVFEHAPQLEAVGAFCIGTNQIDLTAAATRGIPVFNAPYSNTRSVVELVIGEIISLARRIPEKNQNMHAGVWDKSAAGSHEVRGRTLGIVGYGNIGAQLSVLAEALGFSVIFYDIADKLALGNARRVGTLDELLAEADTVTLHVDGRPGNAGIFGAEQFAKMRPRAMFINASRGMVVDHLALREAVLSGHISGAAIDVFPVEPKKPGEEFLSELRGLPNVILTPHVGGSTQEAQEDIGRFVSGKLGSYVEDGATSLSVNMPTIEVAPRRDVHRLVHVHENVPGVIAEINRILAEHGQNVESQSLTTRGHLGYVVTDVNGTIAGPALAELESMPHTIRLRVLS